One genomic region from Flagellimonas oceani encodes:
- a CDS encoding alpha-L-fucosidase — protein MKKRIAFALLALIFSELCFAQVYEPTAENLENREWYQDAKFGMFIHWGVYSVLGVHEWVMETKSIDKKTYEKLPAFFNPTEFDAEEWVLLAKSAGMKYITITTKHHDGFAMFDSKLSDWDIMDRTVYKKDVIKQMAEACRKHGLKLFLYYSQLDWHHNDYYPRGDTGKKAGRPDSGNWEDYLDYMNGQLTELLTNYGDVGGIWFDGWWDKKEADWQLRKTYDLIHGLQPQAMIGSNHHQAPNPGEDFQMFERDLPGENKGGYSADAKVGKLPLETAETMAHQWGFSLQDKAYKSSKELIQYLVRAAGYNSNFLLNVGPMPNGKIQPEFIDTLKVVGNWTDKYGSTIYGTRGGPVAAQSWGVTTQKNDKIFVHITDWKTNNFLLPTIDGDIENVTDFQTKQKLKHTTNSYGTLVSLPKDRDYDLPDFVLEVRLK, from the coding sequence ATGAAAAAGCGTATCGCCTTTGCCCTACTTGCTTTGATTTTTTCCGAGCTGTGCTTTGCACAAGTATACGAGCCAACCGCCGAAAACCTGGAAAATAGGGAGTGGTACCAAGATGCCAAGTTCGGGATGTTCATCCATTGGGGGGTGTATTCCGTGTTGGGCGTTCACGAATGGGTAATGGAGACAAAATCCATCGATAAAAAAACTTATGAGAAATTGCCGGCCTTCTTCAACCCCACCGAATTTGATGCGGAGGAATGGGTGCTTTTGGCCAAGTCCGCCGGGATGAAATACATCACCATTACCACCAAACACCACGATGGCTTTGCCATGTTCGATAGTAAACTGTCCGATTGGGACATTATGGACCGGACCGTCTACAAAAAAGACGTCATCAAACAAATGGCCGAAGCCTGTAGAAAACACGGTTTAAAGTTGTTTTTGTACTATTCCCAACTGGATTGGCACCATAACGATTACTACCCCAGGGGCGATACGGGCAAAAAAGCGGGAAGACCCGACAGCGGCAATTGGGAGGATTATCTGGATTACATGAACGGTCAACTCACGGAACTTTTGACCAACTACGGGGATGTTGGCGGCATTTGGTTTGATGGTTGGTGGGACAAAAAAGAGGCCGATTGGCAACTCAGAAAAACGTATGATCTGATTCACGGGCTACAGCCGCAGGCCATGATCGGGAGCAATCACCACCAAGCGCCCAACCCGGGCGAGGATTTTCAAATGTTCGAGAGGGATTTGCCCGGCGAGAACAAAGGCGGTTATAGCGCAGATGCCAAAGTTGGCAAGCTGCCCCTGGAAACTGCCGAGACCATGGCGCACCAATGGGGGTTTTCGCTACAGGACAAGGCCTACAAATCCTCCAAGGAACTGATCCAATATTTGGTGAGGGCCGCCGGGTACAACTCCAATTTTCTCCTGAATGTGGGGCCTATGCCCAATGGCAAGATTCAACCAGAATTTATCGACACTTTAAAGGTGGTGGGCAATTGGACGGACAAATACGGCAGTACCATTTATGGGACAAGAGGAGGGCCGGTCGCTGCGCAAAGCTGGGGGGTGACCACTCAAAAAAACGATAAAATCTTTGTGCATATTACCGATTGGAAGACCAACAATTTCCTTTTGCCCACCATTGATGGGGATATTGAGAATGTCACGGATTTTCAAACCAAGCAAAAGTTGAAGCATACTACCAACTCCTACGGAACCTTGGTCTCACTGCCCAAAGACCGCGATTACGACCTACCGGATTTTGTGCTCGAAGTGCGCTTGAAATAG
- a CDS encoding GlmU family protein, with protein MNYILSDGNHREDLFPFTFTRPVSDIRVGILTIGEKWEKWLDSSVSHQTEDYLSEKFPLTVAAENTVINGSYLPNKILVEAIQKLKMGEALIGDDGYIAYVTENLETGFEESAYTAVPFDDEVLTIKNTWDIFSNNAAALQADFDLITKGRTSQPIPETNQVKCPENIFIEEGASVEFCILNASTGPIYIGKNALMMEGCMVRGGLALCENAILKMGAKIYGAVTAGPGCKLGGEVNNAVLFANSNKGHDGFLGNSVLGEWCNIGADTNTSNLKNNYAEVRLWNYKTGGFAKTGLQFCGLMMGDHSKCGINVMFNTGTVIGVSANIFGSGFPRNFIPSFSWGGATAGYTTFRTNKAFEVAEAMMKRRNMEFNETEAKILEHVFEFTQKWRNY; from the coding sequence ATGAACTATATCCTATCCGACGGCAATCACCGCGAAGACCTGTTCCCCTTTACCTTTACACGTCCCGTATCCGACATTCGGGTGGGCATCCTGACCATTGGCGAGAAATGGGAGAAATGGTTGGATTCGTCCGTGAGCCATCAAACGGAGGACTATCTTTCGGAAAAATTCCCGTTGACAGTTGCAGCGGAAAACACCGTGATCAATGGCAGCTACTTGCCCAACAAAATTTTGGTGGAAGCCATTCAGAAGCTGAAAATGGGCGAAGCTTTGATCGGGGATGATGGTTATATCGCCTACGTCACGGAAAATCTGGAAACTGGTTTTGAGGAATCGGCCTATACCGCGGTTCCGTTTGATGATGAGGTGTTGACCATCAAAAATACTTGGGACATTTTTTCCAACAACGCAGCGGCCCTTCAAGCGGATTTTGATTTGATCACGAAAGGCAGAACCAGTCAACCCATACCCGAGACCAACCAAGTAAAGTGTCCCGAAAACATATTTATCGAGGAAGGAGCATCGGTGGAGTTCTGTATTTTGAATGCCTCCACAGGCCCCATTTACATTGGCAAAAATGCTTTGATGATGGAAGGCTGTATGGTTCGTGGTGGACTGGCCCTCTGTGAAAACGCCATTTTAAAGATGGGCGCAAAAATCTACGGTGCCGTAACCGCTGGGCCGGGCTGTAAATTGGGCGGGGAAGTGAACAATGCAGTCCTGTTCGCCAATTCCAACAAAGGGCACGATGGCTTTTTGGGTAATTCCGTGTTAGGGGAGTGGTGCAACATTGGTGCTGACACAAATACTTCCAACTTAAAAAACAACTATGCCGAAGTCAGGCTTTGGAACTACAAAACAGGTGGTTTTGCCAAAACAGGGCTTCAATTTTGCGGTTTAATGATGGGCGACCACAGCAAATGTGGTATCAATGTGATGTTCAATACGGGGACCGTGATCGGAGTGAGCGCCAATATTTTTGGTAGCGGATTCCCACGGAATTTTATCCCCAGTTTTAGTTGGGGCGGGGCCACGGCAGGCTACACCACATTTAGGACCAACAAGGCTTTTGAAGTGGCCGAGGCCATGATGAAACGCCGCAACATGGAATTCAACGAGACCGAAGCCAAAATTTTGGAGCATGTGTTCGAGTTTACCCAAAAGTGGCGGAACTACTAG
- a CDS encoding type B 50S ribosomal protein L31, whose product MRKDIHPENYRLVAFKDMSNDDVFLTKSTAEAKETIEVDGVEYPLVKLEISRTSHPYYTGKTKLVDTAGRIDKFKNKYKKFKKEEEKEAE is encoded by the coding sequence ATGAGAAAAGATATACACCCAGAAAACTATAGATTGGTTGCTTTTAAAGACATGTCCAATGATGATGTGTTCCTAACAAAGTCTACTGCAGAAGCTAAAGAGACCATCGAGGTTGATGGCGTTGAATATCCTTTGGTAAAATTGGAGATTTCAAGAACTTCTCACCCATACTATACTGGTAAGACCAAATTGGTCGATACCGCTGGTAGAATCGACAAGTTCAAGAACAAGTACAAGAAATTCAAGAAAGAAGAAGAGAAGGAGGCCGAGTAG
- a CDS encoding DUF4199 domain-containing protein — protein sequence MEEQQPKTGKFALNYGLLLGLIGVVFGVMLYTQKMHYETSTAVIVISIVILAAIIFLGVNAFKKANGGYLTISEALKVGVGIALVGAIISLIYQFVLTNFIEPDFMDKAMEIAKPKAMAQNPNMTEEQWEQGVEMQKSFAWIQYPVLLIMNCVLGLIFGLISGLILKKSKADY from the coding sequence ATGGAAGAACAACAACCCAAAACGGGAAAATTCGCACTTAACTACGGACTGTTGTTAGGTCTAATCGGAGTGGTGTTCGGCGTTATGCTCTACACCCAAAAAATGCATTACGAGACCAGTACGGCGGTCATCGTAATCTCCATCGTAATCTTGGCCGCCATCATCTTTTTAGGGGTCAATGCCTTTAAAAAGGCCAATGGTGGATACTTGACCATTTCGGAGGCTTTAAAGGTCGGTGTGGGAATCGCCTTGGTCGGTGCCATAATTTCCTTGATCTATCAATTTGTGCTCACCAATTTTATTGAGCCCGATTTTATGGACAAGGCCATGGAAATTGCCAAACCAAAAGCTATGGCGCAAAACCCCAACATGACCGAGGAACAATGGGAACAGGGCGTAGAAATGCAGAAAAGCTTTGCCTGGATACAGTATCCGGTTCTGTTGATCATGAACTGCGTACTTGGTCTGATCTTTGGCTTGATCTCAGGTTTGATCTTGAAAAAGTCCAAAGCCGATTACTAA
- a CDS encoding glycosyltransferase family 2 protein, with translation MQISIVIPLLNEQESLKELHDWIVQVMQSNHFSYEVIFIDDGSTDTSWETILELSNINKNVKGIRFLKNYGKSQALHAGFKTAEGEVVITMDADLQDNPEEIPELYRMIAQGGHHVVSGWKKKRYDSVITKNIPSKLFNWAARKTSGVKLHDFNCGLKAFNNKVVKTIEVSGEMHRYIPVLAKNAGFSDITEKVVQHQARKYGSTKFGAERFINGFLDLITIWFVSKFGRRPMHLFGAWGVLMFIVGLGFALYLGIDKLFLNPLGRLITQRPQFYIALTAMIIGTQLFLAGFLGEIMVRSRKNDTRYNISDKINL, from the coding sequence ATGCAGATTTCCATTGTAATTCCTTTACTGAACGAGCAAGAATCGCTTAAAGAACTACATGATTGGATTGTACAGGTAATGCAATCCAATCATTTTTCTTATGAGGTTATTTTTATTGATGATGGCAGTACCGATACATCTTGGGAAACCATTTTGGAACTGTCCAACATCAACAAGAATGTAAAAGGCATCCGTTTCCTGAAAAACTACGGAAAATCGCAAGCGCTGCACGCCGGTTTTAAGACTGCCGAAGGCGAAGTGGTCATTACCATGGACGCCGACCTGCAGGACAATCCCGAAGAAATCCCCGAACTGTACCGAATGATCGCTCAAGGGGGCCACCATGTAGTCTCGGGCTGGAAAAAGAAACGGTACGACTCCGTCATCACCAAAAACATTCCCTCCAAACTGTTCAACTGGGCGGCCAGGAAAACATCCGGTGTAAAATTGCACGACTTTAACTGTGGGCTAAAGGCCTTCAACAACAAAGTGGTAAAAACCATCGAAGTATCGGGCGAAATGCACCGATATATCCCGGTTTTGGCAAAAAATGCCGGCTTTTCCGACATTACGGAAAAAGTGGTCCAGCACCAAGCGAGAAAATATGGTTCCACCAAATTTGGAGCGGAACGCTTTATCAACGGTTTTTTGGATTTGATCACCATTTGGTTCGTTTCCAAGTTCGGACGTAGACCTATGCACCTATTTGGTGCTTGGGGCGTACTTATGTTTATAGTGGGCCTTGGATTTGCACTCTATTTGGGAATCGACAAGCTTTTTTTAAACCCATTGGGACGCTTGATCACCCAACGTCCCCAGTTTTATATAGCATTAACGGCCATGATCATAGGTACCCAATTGTTTTTGGCCGGTTTTCTGGGCGAAATCATGGTAAGGTCCCGAAAAAACGACACGAGATACAATATCTCCGATAAAATTAACCTGTAG